In the genome of Carassius carassius chromosome 47, fCarCar2.1, whole genome shotgun sequence, one region contains:
- the LOC132130880 gene encoding myozenin-2-like encodes MQGDKGSDCFTSEIYINQPGKNSLVTTLKHTVAKKGIPSVLAPGYGVPLKEVPPEKFNVTVIPKSYQSPWEKKPIGNETLLASISTHLPEPPYKLTPANYKCFNRAPTPFGGTAGTVRSLPLPGFEMLQAHTEPHLTWDRMCHRPNFNRTPQGWGTKYAVESPDLRI; translated from the exons ATGCAAGGAGATAAAGGAAGTGATTGCTTCACCTCTGAAATCTACATCAACCAGCCTGGAAAGAACAGCCTAGTCACCACACTAAAGCACACAGTTGCTAAGAAAGGAATCCCAAGCGTGCTTGCACCTG GTTATGGGGTGCCTCTGAAAGAGGTTCCTCCAGAAAAGTTCAATGTCACTGTGATCCCCAAGTCTTACCAATCACCCTGGGAGAAAAAACCCATTGGCAATGAGACGCTGTTGGCTAGTATCAGTACCCATCTGCCTGAGCCACCTTACAAACTCACCCCAGCCAACTACAAATGCTTCAACAG AGCCCCTACGCCGTTTGGTGGGACAGCAGGTACTGTGAGGTCTCTGCCGCTACCTGGCTTTGAGATGCTGCAGGCTCACACAGAGCCACACCTGACCTGGGACAGGATGTGCCATCGGCCCAATTTCAATCGTACTCCACAGGGCTGGGGCACCAAGTACGCTGTAGAGTCTCCTGATCTGCGAATCTAG